The genomic region aggcttgagctttggcaaacaccaaccttctttttagatccccctttatagtacgacgattcctatactcaagttaaataaaatataattaagtaaactccttgagtaattggcgtctcatgtgtgatttctccatggcgttgcttcataaggatcacaaacatctttgtctcaccttttgaagcaaacataaatcaaaccctgtgacttgtaccatatcaccatatgtgagatcaaatcatggcttcaagtcaccttactgatgcatcaacatgttataactcttcatagctaatTAGTTCATCggtttagtgcaagtactctcttcttcaccttagtcatggtacctcggtctataagccgtcgcttggccttcaccttcgcttagttcctcgaagccctttccttgctatcttcaccgtatcaagccattcttgagtcacatcatattgagcatccattgagagaatcatttcttcaatattgtgaaccttgcttgaatgtcttctagatataactattaagatcaatcaagctctagtttgattctcataggagcatatatggactgatagtaatatggtcaagccaattcacgattcctcatatcttattcactttggcttgaccaatcctcttaatcacttcatcctctattttgatcatatgtatgtagtgatttctcaggtcttgtccatatattcaaaccaatatagaaatcatattatatccatttgcattgtctcattggttatttaaccttgtgttgaacctttgttcactgtcattatacactattcaagtatgttcatcatactaaatttcttgttcaacacttagcaaacttgttagtcttttaaatgtgttgtcatccaaatcaccaaaactcacaaaagggatgaatgcactttcaataccTTTGGCCCTAGAAAGCAATTTAGTGCGAAGGTGAGGAGAAGATTATACACAACAGTTGTGAGGCCCCGCCaaaaaaggtactttatgcagggcactgttcatctatataTAGGGAGTCGTACAACTTCGTAcgatattacattcatgtcctcagAGATTACACACAGGGTTTACAAATAACATAGGGACAACATTATCTTTTGCCCTCAACGATTTGGATAACACCTTCTCCTTGTATCGTCTTCCTGTGTTGTCATGACGAAGCTACCTTCGTTGTCCTTCCTCCGTTCCACATCGAAGCTATTCTGGTTCCGAAGCTCCTGTAATAGTTGGCAACATGCTGATAACAAATGGTtagccgtgtttttgaggacctttagaagacgaaggcccccaacaaggacAGTCAGCCAGCGCActaatggcacaccggacagtccggtgtgcaccggatagcccACACAGAGAGATCCACAAATGGACTTTcatgagcaccggactgtccggccaacggtcggcaacaACTTTATCAAATGGTCGACTGCAGCACCTCAACGGTTGGATGACGTGGCCATGGCATCGGACTGTCAGGTGAGTCCGACGATAGAAACAAtcagctttctgtccaacggctatatttgaggAGGAAGCTATTTATATCCCTCCAACAGACCATTTGAAGGCGCGTGGGAGCCTAAGTAACATACCAAGGAAGGTTATACACATCTCCAAGTGcttaaacacccaagtgcttaatataaTCActaggtgattagcgtaggtgctttgtgaagtgcttaggttagttatacCGCTATTGCGCTTGCTCTAGATTATccttagttagttgagtgagtttagaaaaaacccACATAACCCCTCGGCTCtagcgtgagccattgtaatattgtaccgagtgggCCGAGAGCCATACGAGACTGTgataaccgcgtttgtgtcacggcctccACCATATACCAAAGAGAACGAGGCCCACGTCATTTCGattggaagctcgatagtggagacggaggggagtgtccgagaggagccaaaagcggagcaccacttgcatgtggagaaggcccgcaactctctacggagttactcgtctatggtgcttggccctcgcttgggttaccctttgcgtaggagcatcaacgaggattagtcaggaccttgcgtggttccggatacctcggtgaaAATACCGGTGCCGTCCacgggagtttgcatctctaccttttcTCTTTACcctccgcatttacattaagtacttaagtttctATCTCTTCTTTCTAGTTATAATATTTAGGATTGGTACTTAAGTTGCAAAActccttttgcggtagagatagcaacacttagacaaaacctagtttgcacattctagattgcttatgtgcatatgttttgttctagggatacctagtttagagatagtttttggaagtcctaattcaccccctcttaggcgtcactgttTCCTACACTGAGGTATAGACATTTACAGTCAAATGTGGTGTAGATTTGGATAGTCACCCATTAGACTTAGGTCTATACTCACAAATTGGGTGGAAACTTGTAGTGACTCTATAACAAATGACCTTACAATAAAAATAAAAGTACATATCATGCACACTTCTGAGGTGCACGATAGGTACAACCAGAAAATATCttgtcttgtgggtaaagtgtataaTCTAATATCAATCATGCTCACAGTTAAGTGAAACTTAGAGTTTCCTCACACATTAGATTTTGTAATATGGTTTGGCTTCAAAATGATTTCATATACCAACTAGAAATGCTAATCCTCAACCAGTCAATACAAAAGCCTCCATATGCATCATTTCAATGTCACTTGCTGGGTAATTTGTATACTCATTTTTGTTATTTTCTACAACAACTACGTTGCATCTAATGCAACCGCTGCTTAGATGGTCAAGATGGGAATCATGAGTACACTAAGGAGTTCTAGGAGTATGATGAATACTAGGTGGGTGAACCACTAGTCAGTTTGTCTATGGATatttgagtttacttgttttatatGCTATTCACTAAGTTTAAATTGGCTCCCGCTTTGACTTTGGCATGTAATAATACATTTATTTTATTTAGTTAAAGTATTATGTGATGATACTTTCACTAATAACGTCATTGTGTATGTGAAATTGGTCTTGTCatatacatggtttgcattctatTGTCTTCTTTAAACCGAGTGTGACAATACATGCACACAAATGCAAACATAAATCATTCAAAAAATAGCAACTATAAAATACCATGCTCTCCATACAAAAATAAGGTCTGCATGTCAACCACGATAGTTGTTAGGGATGATGACCTATTTGTGTGTGTGTGTACATATCTTATATCTAGGATCTTTGACCAAATATATTTATGCATGCAGTGCAGTTGTTGGTACTCGAACACCATTCTCTACCAAGATTTAGTCTACTAGTAACTAACTATTAGTTTGATTTGACACTATCAACATGCATTTCCCTTGTTGGACCATGTTGCAATTCTATTATTAGTACTTTCACTCTCTATTTATACAACATGTAAATGGAACCATCATTAGTCCACTCACAAGCGACAAGATATATCTTAGACATTTTAAGTTTGATAATGGatccaagatatgttactttattCATCTTCTTAGTACTTGCCTTACATGGAGATACTACTTTGGCAGGTTTGTATCCCTCTCAAATTTATAGTGTTTTACCATATTAATGTATATTTGATGACATGCAGAATTAATCGCAGATGGTAGACTTCCATGAAATCAATTATTTCATTTGCTTATGTCTATTAATTTGTTTAGTTTATAGAACTCTATTAGTTTGTTAATGCTAATAGTTTAATGTTTGTTTTATTGAGATAAAACCCCACTATTGTATTCTAATAATATGTCGACATATTCCGTGCAGAAACTTGCAGGCAGTTTGTTAAAGTGCATCCATTTTGCTTTAAAGCAATGTGCAAGGCAAATTGTGCTATAGAGGGAAAATTCTCTGATGGTTCCTATGTAAAGGATTACAGATGTGAATCAGGTGGATTTCACTCAGTGTGCGTTTGCATTTTATGCAAACATTAGTTATCTAAAGACAAGCGGAGATATCTTCTTGTATTCCTATATGTTATTTAGGAGTATTGTCCAAATAATTATACGGTAGCTTAGTTAACTAGCTAGTTTGTTTATTTATAGACATATGTAGCACTAGTTAACTAGTTGTTGTTTCTTAAATTCTAAGCTATATACCAGGAAACATGTTTTCAGCGCTTCAATAATATATATTTGTTCTCCTTTATTATAAAGTTCAATACTTTTTGTTAACTTCTGGTTTATAATCTTATTTACTCAAAAGTTTTATAAATATATTTCAATGTGTCCATGATATAATTGTACAAGTAGAATCACATGTTCATCACGTCCCACCCCACGCCTGTCCACGAGCCGAGCTGCTACCCCACGCTTGCCGACCAGCCTAGCCGCATCACCCAGCACTATATGTGGTcattcgggttacccgaaaaaaTCAGGTCAGGTAATTCGAGTTTTTCAAAACATAGATTTTAAAAACCGCTACCTGAAGTGTACCTAAAATAAGCAGGTACCTAATAATTTGGACACCCATAATTTCGGGCTCGGGTAATGCCGATTTACCCAATCAGATTTCATCCACCACAATATATTACTATTTCAAACAAATAAAGAACTAGTACGTAAACACATAACATCACTTCTACGGATTTACCTAAAAGTAAATGATATATTGGCGAAGAAGATGATGTCGACTTCAATTAGAGCACAAATTGTAAAATATATCAGCCTCACAACGACGGGGCAAAGTTTTCCAAATTCGTCATTACATACTGCGCCAAACGCAAAGAGGCAGCCATGATTGTCTTCCACGATTGTCTTCCATTATAAGTATTTTTAATTATTCGTTAtcaatttagggggtgtttggtttctagggactaatgtttagtccctttattttatttctttttagtgtataaattgctaaatatagaaactaaaataaagttttagtttctatatttggtaattttggaactaaaatggaataaatctagggactaaacattagtccctagaaaccaaacacccccttagtaagAGGCAGCTTAGTGATCGAGACAAATAATATATAATTTCAGATAATTCGGGTAAATCGAGTACCAGGACATGTTACCTGATTTACCTAATATCGTTTCGAGTTTTCAGACCCAGAATCCGAACTAGTGTTTTGGTGATGTAGATCGGGTATGGGTTCAGGTAATTTAGGTTCGGGTAATGGGTATAGGGTGTGTGTATTTCATGTTAAAAATATTacctaaataaaataataataatgaataaagtaactaaataaataaattaatataaTTATTACACATCATGCTGGAGTTCTATTTGTGCATCTAAAATTAAAGGTTTGAAATTCAAACTTGGGTTTGATTTGAAATTGAAATAGGAAAAAAATAAAatcagaaaaaggaaaaaaatcaCACGTGGGCCAATTTCCCCATCTTGGCCCACTCCACCACATCAGCCGCGCGGCCCAACTTCTTGGGCGTGGCGCCGACATGCGGGCCTAGCCTGTCCATCTCTCG from Zea mays cultivar B73 chromosome 6, Zm-B73-REFERENCE-NAM-5.0, whole genome shotgun sequence harbors:
- the LOC118472234 gene encoding uncharacterized protein, translating into MEPSLVHSQATRYILDILSLIMDPRYVTLFIFLVLALHGDTTLAETCRQFVKVHPFCFKAMCKANCAIEGKFSDGSYVKDYRCESGGFHSVCVCILCKH